TCGTTCACGTGGGAGAAGATGACAGAACCGGAACCAACCGCAATAACCATCAGCTCAGGGCTTACGCCGGTTGTTGCAATCAGCGGCGCCACTATCCCACCAGCGGTGATCGCTGCAACGGTTGCGGAACCCAATGCGATACGCAGTACTGCAGCGATAGACCATGCCATCAGCAGCGGAGACACGTTAGAGCCATGCATCATTGAAGCGATGTATTTGTCCACGCCGCTATCAACCAGGACCTGTTTGAAGGCACCGCCGCCGCCGATGATCAACAGCATCATCGCAATGATTTTGATTGAAGACACCAGCGTGTCGTTAATCTGATCCATCGAACGTCCGCGGTTCAGACCAAACGTGAACATCGCAATCAGCACTGCAATCAGCGTTGCCATGACCGGGTCACCGAGGAATTCTGCAACCGTCAGGAAAGCATGACCTTTCGGCAGAATCATCTCCGCCACGGCGCGCATTGCCATCAGAATAACCGGGACCAGAGAGGTCCAGACGCTGACGCCAAAGCCTGGCATCTCTTCTTCAGTGAAGGTTTTTGCGCTGTACAGACCTTCCGGGATTGGCTTATCAATGCCTTTCAGGAAACGTGCGTATACCGGACCGGCGAGAATAACGGTCGGGATTGCCAGAATCGTACCAAACAGCAGGGTTTTACCCATATCTGCGTGGAAAATGGTGGCAATAGCGGTTGGACCCGGGTGCGGTGGCAGGAAGCCGTGCGTTACGGACAGTGCCGCAGCCATTGGCACGCCAACGTACAGCAGCGGGATATTGGCAGCAGCGGCAATGGTGAACACCAGCGGCAGCATCAGTACGAAACCAACTTCGTAGAACAGGGCAAAACCAACGGTGAAGCCGGTTAATACCACCGCCCATTGAATATGTTTTTTGCCGAATTTAGCAATCAGGGTGGTTGCGATGCGCTGTGCGCCGCCGCAGTCCGCCAGCATTTTGCCCAGCATGGCGCCAAAACCCATAATCAGGGCGAGGCTGCCAAGGGTTCCGCCGACGCCGGCTTTAATTGAACCGATGACTTTATCCAGTGGCATCCCTTGCATCAATCCGACAGCAAGCGCCACCAGGACGAGAGCGATGAAACCGTTCATTTTGAAACGGATCATCAGGAGGAGTAACAAGATTACACCGATAGCAACGATGACTAATGGCATGATTTACCTGGCCTTAACTTTGTTATGGGTAACGTCAGTGTTTAGATGACAAATTCCGATTGTCCCGACCGGGAACAGAGTATTCTCAGCACCAATGCTGGTTGCCTGCAAAACTAATCAGTTTAGCTGGCTATTATGTGTGTGTTAGGTGCTGATACGAATGATACGGGTAACATGTGGCGCTTGAAAATCACCTGGGCAGGCAAAATTTAAATTATGAGAGGCTGGTCAAATTATGCAGGGGATTATTACAGGGTACGTGCAGAGAAATGTAAGGGCGTAGGCCGGATAAAGCGTTTACGCTGCCATCCGGCATCGATGCCCGGTGGCGACGCGGATGCGTCTTACCGGGCCTACAAGTCTGGTCGTTAGTAGTAAGAGTGCTCGCCGCGCTGGTGTTCGGTTAAATCGCGAACGCCTTTCAGTTCAGGGAATTCAGCCAGCAGCTGCTTCTCGATACCTTCTTTCAGCGTCACATCGACCATTGAACAGCCGTTACAGCCGCCGCCAAACTGCAGAATGGCGTAGCCTTCATCGGTGATTTCCATCAGAGATACGCGACCACCGTGACCAGCCAACTGTGGGTTGATCTGCGATTGCAGCATGTACTCCACGCGTTCCATCAGCGGCGCATCATCGGCAACTTTACGCATTTTGGCGTTTGGTGCTTTCAGGGTCAGCTGGGAGCCTAACTGGTCGGTAACGAAATCGATTTCTGCATCTTCCAGATACGGTGCGCTCAGTTCATCAACATATGCGGTCAGCAGGTCAAATTTAATGGCGGTGTCGGTTGCTTCCACGGCGTCCGGCGGACAATAAGAAACGCCGCATTCAGCGTTAGGCGTGCCGGGATTAATCACAAATACGCGGATTTGTGTCCCTTCTTCCTGATTTGCCAGCAGTTTGGCAAAGTGCGCTTGTGCAGCATCGGAAATATGGATCATAGTAATGGCCTAATAGTTGACTATTTTACTTGGTTATAATACGCCCATCATCGAGGCTCTACAAGGTTCGACACAGGCACCATACCTGGACAGTCGCCGCGCCGTTGCGTAAAAGCAGCTGCGCGATTTCCGCGACGGTACTTCCGGTAGTGACGACATCATCCACAATAACCATATGGAGTCCCTGCACCGGCAATTCAAGGCGAAAGGCATTTTTCAGGTTACGTTTACGTAATCGGGCGCTGAGATGGTGCTGCGTGGCGGTTGCCCGAACCCGCGAGACGGTCTGGCTGTCCCAGTCGCAACCCAGCCAGCGTGCAAGCGGACGGCACAGTAAATCGCTCTGATTAAACCCTCTGCGCCAGTGTCGACGTTGCCAGAGCGGGACGCTGACCAGCCTGTCCGGCAGAGGAAGGGCGCTGACGCGCCGGGCCTGTAGTACCTCCAGCAACAGCAAACGCGAAAGAGCGGAGGCTGTTTCGCTGCGTCGCGAAAACTTGAGCTGGTGGATAAGCCCGCTCAACGGCGGAACATAGTCGCTGACGGTGACCAGCCGCTGCCACGGCGGCGGTTTTTGCAGGCAGCGCCCACAGGGAATGACGGTATGAGCGGCAGGGAGTCCACATTGGGGGCATAGGCTGGCGTGTTGGCGCGTTGCCCGCGTACAGACTGAGCAGATCCCCCAATGCCCTAACGTCAGGGGCATTCGGCATAGCCAGCACAATCCCGGTACTGTTAGCATAGATGCATCCTTTCAGGCTAAAAGAGAACAATAACTGATGAATGACATCTGGTGGCAGACCCAGGGTTCGGGAAATTGCCATCTTGTGCTGCTGCACGGATGGGGACTGAATGCGCAAGTGTGGCATTGCATAAGCGAGGAACTGGGTTCGCATTTTACGCTGCATCTTGTCGACTTACCGGGATTTGGTCGTAGCCAGGGTTTCGGTGCAATGTCGCTGGAAGAGATGGCTGAGCGGGTATTGAAACAGGCACCGGAGAAAGCTATCTGGCTCGGCTGGAGTCTGGGCGGGCTGGTCGCGAGTCAGGTAGCCTTAACGCATCCTGAGCGTGTTCAGGCGCTGGTGACCGTCGCGTCTTCCCCTTGCTTTAGCGCGCGGGATGAGTGGCCGGGTATCAAGCCAGAGGTGCTGGCAGGCTTCCAGCAGCAGCTGAGCGAAGATTTCCAGCGTACAGTGGAGCGTTTTCTGGCATTGCAAACGATAGGTACGGAAACCGCGCGTCAGGATGCGCGAGCGTTGAAGAAAACGGTGCTTGCTTTACCCATGCCGGAAGTCGAGGTGCTTAATGGCGGGCTGGAGATCCTGAAAACAGTTGATCTGCGTGAACCGCTGTGCGCGGTGGAAATGCCTTTCCTGCGGTTGTACGGCTATCTTGATGGCCTGGTGCCGCGCAAAGTCGTCCCGATGTTGGATGCCCTGTGGCCGCAGAGTGAGTCGTTGGTGTTTGCTAAGGCGGCGCATGCGCCGTTTATCTCGCATCCGGCGGAGTTCTGCTCAGCGCTGGTGGCGTTAAAACACCAGCTATAGCCCCTGTTGATTTGCCCGGTAGCGTCGCGCTTGCCGGGCATGAAATTAATGGGGTTGTGCTGGCAGGTCTTCAGCGCTAAGCCCGGTAATTCTGAGTATTGTTAATCTGTCGATACCATCCGCTAGCATGGTCGTCGCGATGCGCAAAGCTTCCTCTCGTTTGCCCGTTTGTAACCCCTCTTGTAATCCTTTCCGATGGCCTTCCTGAAGGCCATTAAGATGCCCTTCCTGTCGTAATCTTTCGGCGATAGTCATCAACTTGTCCTTATGTTGGGGTAAACGTTCGGCGATTTCATGAATAAACTCGCCAAAATGCACGGTGTCTCCGGCTTGCATCAGGTAATTAAACAAGGCTTTCAACTGGCTGTCATTAGCGTGTCCTTTAACAAGCAGGATGGCCAGTTTTTCTACCAGCCCCATCAAATCGCGTTTACGGATATGTTTTTGGATGAGTTCCAACAGCGCCATCCGGCGATGCTGCATAATCTCGTCATCGGGCACAACGGTGATATCGATCAGTGGAAATGCGGTGCTATAAAGCTGTCTGGCGGACTCCGGGTCATCAAACTCGTCCAGCCAACAAAGTGAATAGGGGTATGGGCTTGCTGCACCATGATAAAAAAGTAGGGGGATTACCAGAGGCAGCTTCTTATGTCCCGCATCCAGATGACGCTGCATTACCGCAATGGCATAGCGTATTAGCCGAAATGCCATGTGAGCATCGGCGCTGCTTTGATGTTCAATAATGGTGTAAATGTAACCATCACCTTCGCGGGTAGCTGGCTGGAGGATAGATCTTTTTTGCTGAAATAATGAAATCTATGTGGAATCCATTACGCAAAAAAGCCGGATATCTGCATAAACGAATTATCCGGCCTGGACGTTTGCATCATTTGTAGGCCGGATAAGCGTAGCGCCATCCGGCAAAGAGCATCTGATTAGCGCAAAGCCCACCACTCGCGCAGGCAGGCTTTACCTTCCGGGCAACTTTTGCAGCTTCCGGAAAGACACCCGTCGGCATCTTCCTGAATCCGCACCGCTTTGCCCATCTTTTCTAACTGATTCAGCATGGCGTCAATCATGGGCTGCGGGGTATGCAGCGTGTGGCTTATTTGTGTCGCCTCCATGCGCCCCCGCAAAGCCAATAAATCACGAACCTGAATAAGTGATGCCATTGTCGATAACCTTAGTGGCAATCGCCAGTCGTGCTGGAACAGCAGGAACTCGCCGTTCTGTTGGTTGCCAGCAGTGCGAGGTCCACGCGGCTGCGAGCTCGACGCAGCAGGCCCAGTAACACGATGTTAAACAGGATGACCGCTAAAATGCACACCAGGCTGTAGGTCGGGTGCTCTTTGTAGCTGACCGTCTGATAAAACAGCGTCGACAGAGAGTAGGCGATATTCAGGCCCCACAGAATCGAGAAACTCATCCAGCCACGGCTGGATTCACGTGCGATAGCGCCCATCACTGAAATGCACGGCACATACAGCAGAACAAAGATCAGGTAGCTGTACGCGGCGGCGGCGCTGCCAAATTTCTCGCCCATCACGCCCATTGCGCCCGTCGCCATTTCGCCGTCGCCCTTGCTGGCTTCGATAGGGTTAGCCAGTACGCTCAGGCTGAAGGTGTCTTTCAGGCTTTGCCAGGTTTCATCCACTGCGCCGAGCAGCTCGTCACCAAGGTGGAAATCTGCCGGGTTGAACTCTTCTTCCTGAATGTTTTCCGCGGTATAGAGCGTGTTCAGCGTACCCACCACCACTTCTTTCGCCATCGCGCCGGTGAACAAACCTACGGTTGCCTGCCAGTTATCTTCGTGAACGCCAATCGGTTTAAACACTGGAGTAATAACACGGCTAACGGAGGCCAGAGCTGAGTCGTTGATGTTATCGACGATTTTCCCGCTCAGCGAGAAACTGTTAAACGCGCTGAGGAAAATGCTGACGATGATGATGACTTTACCTGCACGCAGAACGAAGCCTTTCAGGCGTTGCCAGGTCTGAATAATCAGACTCTTGATGTGCGGCACGTGGTATACCGGCAGCTCCATCACGAACGGCGTTGCTTCACCACGCATGATGGTGTGTTTGAGCATCAGGCCCGTCAACACAGCCATCACGATACCCAGTACGTACAGCGAGAAGACCGCCAGTGCGCCGTTCTGACCAAAGAACGCCGCGGCAAAGACGGCGAAAATCGCCAGACGTGCGCCGCAGGACATAAACGGCGCCATCATGATGGTCATCAGACGCTCACGCGGGGCGTCCAGCGTACGTGCGCCCATCACGGACGGTACGTTACAGCCAAAGCCGACGATCAGCGGGACGAACGATTTGCCCGGCAGTCCCAGCGCCTGCATCAGACGGTCCATCACAAACGCGGCGCGCGCCATGTAGCCGGAGTCTTCAAGGAAGGAGAGGAACAGGTACATCATGCCGATTTGCGGTACCAGCGGCAGCACGGTGTTAATCCCGCCGCCAAGGCCCTGGGCCAGGAAGATAGTGAGCCAGTCCGGGAAGTGCAGCGTGTAGCCAATCCACTGAATACCATGGATAAAGAGTGCTACGGAGCCAACGTCAAACAATGGTTGCAGCGCGCCGCCGATGTTAATGGCGAGCAGGAACATCAGGTACATCACGAACAGGAAAATCGGCAGCCCGAGGAAGCGGTTGAGAACGATTTTATCTACCGCGGTGGTGAAACGGCTCGGTTCTGCCGTCAGAGTATTGCTGACGGTATCGCAGATAGCGGCAATGCACTGATAGCGCGCATCGGCGATGTGCAGCGCCGGATCGTCCATAGTCTCGCTCAGGCGTGCGATGGAGGCATCGAGATTTTGCGCGGCATCACCCGCATATGCGCGGCTGTAGATATCGCCTTCCAGCATCTGCAGGCCCAGCCAGCGGCGCTGTTTGAGCGGCATATCTTTGGCCATCGCGTCGGCGAGGGAATCCGCTTCCTGCAGCAACGGCTGGGCATAATGGACCAGCTCGACAGTGTCGTTTTCTTTGTAGCGATCGATCGCCAGCTTCAGCGCTTCAATGCCGCGGGCGCGGGTGGAAACCAGCGGAACCACCGGGCAGCCAAGACGTGCTGAGAGGGCGTCGATATCAATACGGATTTGCTGTTTTTCAGCGATATCCAGCATATTCAACGCGACGATGCAGGGGATGCCCAACTCAAGCAGTTGCAACGTCAGATAGAGGTTGCGTTCAAGGTTTGAAGCATCGACCACGTTGATCAACAGATCCGCGTCGCCGCTTAAAATATAGTGGCAGGCAATCTGCTCATCGAGAGAGGTCTGGGATGAGATTGTCGTCAGAGAATAGGTGCCGGGTAAATCCACCAGCGTGACCTGATGGTCCGTTGTGGCGAAATGACCTTCTTTACGCTCCACGGTAACGCCAGCCCAGTTGCCTACACGCTGGCGCGCGCCGGTGAGTTGGTTGAATAAGGTTGTCTTGCCGGAATTAGGATTACCAATTAAACCAATGGTTAGTTTTTTCATTTTTATAGACTCACTGTATTAACAGGAAACCGCTTCCACTTCTAATAACGCCAAATCCTTTTTACGCAATACCAGACTTACGCGACGCGTTTCGATATGGATAGGATCGCCGAGCGGGGCGACGCGTACCACGTTGAAGGAGGAGCCGGGCAGCATGCCAAGTGACAACAGTTTCTGACGATAAGCCGGGCTGATTTCACGGGCAAAGCCGGTAATTTTCCACGCACTGTCAGGAGTGAATTGCATAGGGACCTACTTATATCTCGCTAACTGGATGATTACCTCATGGGGCGACAGGGCGGCATGAGACCAGATGATTAGCCAACGTAAGGAAAGAGTAAATAATCAACAAAACAATGATAATGAGAATGGTTTCTATCATCAATAGAATAAATGTGACGGAATGTACAATTGGATAATAATTTGAGCCAATTTTGATATTCCTCAATATTTATTCTGGTAGGGAAAGAATGGTTCGCGGAGGTAATTATTGAGAATCTTAATGTTTAATTAAGGTTTCATCTGTTAATAAAGTGATAAATATATTGTGGTGAAAAGCGGGGGATATATTAAATATGCCGGATAAGGTATTGATTCCGTCATCCGGCACACGGTTTAAACTTAGCGCTTTTTACCCATTGCCGCCGCCAGCGCATCCATCATCGCGCTGTTGCCCGCAGGCTGGGCGTCACGACCACGCGGTTTCGCCGCTTTTGGCGCTGGGCGATTGCCCTGAGTGCGATCGTTATTCCCGCCGCCGCGACGCGCATTGGTTTCACCCGGCTGCTCGTCCAGACGCATGGTCAGCGCGATACGCTTACGTTGCAGGTCCACTTCCAGCACTTTCACCTTCACAATGTCGCCCGCTTTCACCACGGTGTGTGGATCGTCGACGAACTTATTCGACAGCGAAGAGATATGCACCAGGCCATCCTGATGAACGCCGATATCAACAAACGCGCCGAAATTGGTGACGTTGGTGACCGCCCCTTCCAGGATCATTCCCGGCAGCAGATCGTTCATGGTTTCGACACCATCGGCAAACTGCGCGGTTTTAAATTCAGGACGCGGATCGCGACCCGGCTTTTCCAGCTCTTTGATGATGTCGGTGACGGTCGGCACCCCGAAGCGTTCGTCAGTAAAATCGGCGGCTTTCAGATTGCGCAGTTCGTTGCTGTTGCCCATCAGGTCACGCAGCGATTGCTCGGTAGCGGCCAGAATGCGTTCCACAATCGGATAGGCTTCCGGGTGAACGGTGGAGGCATCCAGTGGGTTATCGCCATGGTTGATGCGCAGGAAGCCTGCGCACTGTTCAAAGGCTTTTGGCCCCAGACGGCTGACTTTCAGCAGTTGCTGACGGTTCTGGAACTGACCGTTCTCATCGCGCCAGGCGACGATGTTTTGCGCCATCATGCGTGTCAGGCCGGCCACGCGGGTCAACAGCGGAACGGAAGCGGTATTTAGATCGACGCCGACGGCGTTCACACAGTCTTCCACCACCGCGTCCAGCTTACGCGCCAGTTGTGTCTGGCTAACGTCGTGTTGATACTGGCCCACACCGATCGATTTCGGATCGATTTTCACCAGCTCAGCCAGCGGATCCTGCAGACGACGGGCGATAGACACTGCGCCACGCAATGAAACGTCGAGATCCGGGAACTCTTGCGCCGCCAGCTCGGAAGCCGAGTAAACCGATGCCCCGGCTTCGCTGACGATCACTTTCTGCGCGGTGACTTTCGGGAACTGTTTCTGCACGTCGAGGAAGAAGCGCTCGGTTTCGCGCGACGCTGTACCGTTACCAATCGCCACCAGCTCAACGTTGTATTTTTCACACAGCGCCGCAACGGCAACGGCGGCTTTGGCGGCCTGACCGGTGTGTGGATAAATGGTGTCGGTCGCGACCAGCTTACCGGTACCGTCAACAACCGCCACCTTCACGCCGGTACGCAGGCCGGGATCGAGGCCCATGGTGGCGCGCAGGCCGGCCGGAGCCGCCATCAGCAGGTCATGCAGGTTACGGGCAAAGACGTTGATTGCTTCATCTTCCGCGCGTTCGCGCACGGTGCCCATCAGTTCGGTTTCGAGGTGCATCAGCACCTTAATTCGCCATGTCCAGCTTACAACGCCTTTACGCCAGCTGTCTGCCGGTGCGTTGTTCAGTCGCAGGCCAAGGTGATCCTGAATGATTTGCTCGCCGTGGCTCTCTTTCGGTGGCTCATCGAACTGCGGATCGGCATTCAGCGAAAGCTGAAGCACGCCCTCGTTACGGCCACGGAACATGGCCAGCGCACGGTGGGATGGCACGGTAGAGATCGGTTCGTGGTGATCGAAGTAGTCGCGGAATTTCGCGCCTTCCTCTTCTTTACCGCTTACCACGGTGGAAACCAAATGCGCGTTCTTCCACAGATAGTCACGCACTTTCGCCAGCAGCGCGGCATCTTCAGCGAAGCGTTCCATCAGGATGTAACGTGCGCCGTCGAGGGCCGCTTTGGTATCCGCCACGCCGTTGTCGGCGTTGAGATATTTAGCGGCTTCTGTTTCCGGGTCGTGAGACGGCTCGTTCCACAGCAGGTCTGCCAGCGGCTCAAGGCCTGCTTCAATGGCGATCTGCCCACGGGTACGGCGCTTAGGTTTGTACGGCAGATAGAGATCTTCGAGTTCGGTCTTACTTAACGTGCCGTTGATCGCTTTCGCCAGGTCGTCGGTCAGTTTGCCTTGCTCGCCGATAGATTTCAGGATTGCCTGACGGCGGTCTTCCAGTTCACGCAGATATCCCAGACGGGTTTCCAGATTACGCAGTTGCGTATCGTCCAGACCGCCGGTGATTTCCTTACGATATCGTGCGATAAACGGCACGGTGTTCCCTTCGTCAAGCAGGCGAACGGCAGCTTCTACCTGTTCAGCACGAGCCTGAATTTCACCTGCGATAATGCGGCAGAAAGAATCATTCATCATGGATAGCTTCGTCTATAGGATAAAAAATCAGGGGATAGTTATACGGATTGACTGACAAAAATGCCAGCCATCTGCCGGGGCTTCGGATTGTTCCGGTCTCACTTAACGTATTCAATCTCGTTCACGTACCAGCTGGCTTCGCCACCAGGAGTGTTTACTACTGCGAGATCGCCGACTTCTTTTTTCAGCAGCGCTCGCGCCATTGGTGAGTCGATAGAGATGTAATCTTTACGACCGAAGATCTCATCGTAGCCAACAATACGGAATTTGCGGATGTCGCCATCGTCATTTTCAATCTCAACCCATGCGCCAAAGAAGACTTTGCCCTCCTGCTGCGGGGAGTAATCGACGATTTTCAGATTCTCCATGCACTTGGTCAAATATCGGACGCGGCGGTCGATCTCACGCAGGCGCTTTTTATTATACTGGTAGTCGGCATTTTCGCTGCGGTCACCCAGACTTGCGGCCCAGGTAACTTTTTTGGTGACTTCCGGGCGCTCTTCACGCCAGAGATAATTCAGCTCTTGTTTGAGTTTTTCATACCCTTCACGGGTTATCAGGGGCGTTTTCATCTTATTGTTTTACCTTCGACTCTGTGATGATGCGCACAATTAGTATTACGTGAGCATATCAACAGAATAAATAATGTATTGCGAGAAACATTGTATACTTAAGCTGCTGTTTAATATGCTTTGTAACAATTTAGCCTGGAATTCATACCAGAATTCGCTGGTGACTCACGTTAGCTTTCTTAAGAATATACACTTAATTGTTGCGAACCTTTGGGAGTAATAACAATGCAAGAGAACTATAAGATTCTGGTGGTCGATGACGACATGCGCTTACGTGCGCTTCTGGAGCGTTATCTGACCGAGCAGGGCTTCCAGGTTCGAAGCGTCGCAAACGCTGAGCAGATGGATCGTCTGCTGACCCGTGAGTCTTTCCACCTGATGGTGCTGGATTTAATGTTGCCGGGAGAAGATGGCCTGTCTATTTGCCGTCGCCTGCGCAGCCAAAGCAACCCGATGCCGATCATTATGGTCACGGCGAAGGGCGAAGAAGTGGACCGTATTGTAGGACTGGAAATCGGCGCTGACGATTACATTCCGAAACCGTTTAACCCGCGTGAGCTACTGGCACGTATTCGCGCAGTCCTGCGCCGTCAGGCGAATGAACTGCCGGGCGCGCCTTCTCAGGAAGAAGCGGTCATTGCGTTTGGTAAGTTCAAACTGAACCTCGGTACGCGTGAAATGTTCCGTGAAGATGAGCCTATGCCGCTCACCAGCGGTGAGTTTGCGGTGCTGAAAGCACTGGTCAGCCATCCGCGTGAGCCGCTGTCCCGCGACAAGTTGATGAACCTCGCCCGTGGTCGTGAATATTCTGCGATGGAACGTTCTATCGACGTCCAGATTTCCCGTCTGCGTCGCATGGTGGAAGAAGATCCGGCGCATCCACGCTACATTCAGACCGTATGGGGTCTGGGCTACGTCTTCGTTCCGGACGGTTCTAAAGCATGAGGCGAATGCGCTTCTCGCCACGAAGTTCGTTTGCCCGCACGTTATTGCTCATCGTCACCTTGCTGTTTGCCAGCCTGGTGACGACTTACCTGGTAGTGCTGAACTTCGCGATTCTGCCGAGCCTCCAGCAGTTTAATAAGGTCCTGGCCTACGAAGTTCGTATGCTGATGACCGATAAACTACAGCTGGAGGACGGTACGCAACTGGTGGTGCCGCCCGCATTCCGTCGGGAAATTTATCGTGAGCTGGGTATTTCCCTCTATTCCAACGAGGCCGCTGAAGAAGCCGGACTGCGTTGGGCGCAGCACTATGAATTCTTAAGCCATCAGATGGCGCAGCAGTTGGGTGGCCCAACGGAAGTCCGCGTTGAGGTAAACAAAAGCTCGCCGGTTGTGTGGCTGAAAACCTGGCTGTCGCCCAACATCTGGGTACGTGTTCCGCTTACGGAAATTCATCAAGGCGATTTCTCTCCGCTGTTCCGCTATACGCTGGCGATTATGCTGCTGGCTATCGGTGGCGCGTGGCTGTTTATCCGTATCCAGAACCGACCGTTGGTGGATCTTGAACATGCGGCGCTGCAGGTGGGGAAAGGTATCATTCCACCGCCGTTGCGGGAGTATGGCGCTTCAGAGGTGCGCTCCGTAACCCGAGCCTTTAACCATATGGCCGCAGGTGTGAAGCAGTTGGCCGATGACCGTACGCTGTTAATGGCGGGCGTGAGCCACGATTTACGTACTCCGCTGACGCGTATTCGTCTGGCAACGGAAATGATGGGCGAAGAGGACGGTTATCTTGCGGAGTCCATCAATAAGGACATCGAAGAGTGTAACGCCATCATCGAGCAGTTCATCGATTACCTGCGTACCGGTCAGGAGATGCCGATGGAGATGGCGGATCTGAACTCGGTGCTGGGTGAAGTGGTTGCGGCAGAAAGCGGCTATGAACGTGAAATCGAAACTGCGCTGCAGCCTGGCGCCATTCAGGTGAAGATGCACCCGCTGTCGATCAAGCGTGCGGTTGCCAATATGGTGGTTAACGCCGCCCGCTACGGCAACGGCTGGATTAAGGTCAGTAGCGGTACGGAGACGCATCGCGCCTGGTTCCAGGTAGAAGATGATGGTCCGGGCATCAAGCCGGAGCAGCGTAAGCACCTGTTCCAGCCATTTGTCCGCGGCGACAGCGCGCGCAGTACCAGCGGCACGGGGCTGGGTCTGGCGATTGTGCAACGTATTATCGATAACCATAACGGCATGCTGGAGATTGGTACCAGTGAACGTGGTGGGTTGTCGATTCGTGCATGGCTTCCGGTTCCTTTCACTCGCGCGCAGGGTATCACGAAAGACGTATAAGAAAGGGAGGCGAAATGCCTCCCTTTGTTTACGGGATACAGAGTAAAACCTCTGGCTTAAATTGCTTTTAATTGATTAATTATAAATGGATTTTTTTGAATTAATAAAAGCAGTTTTCTTGGTGCACCAGTCGGCTGGCGTCGTTTCGTTTCCCAGCTTTTAACCAGGTCATAACTCACGCCAACAGCTATGGCAAAATCCTGTTGGCGTAACCCTGTTGCTTCGCGGATGGCTTTAACATCAATT
This window of the Citrobacter freundii ATCC 8090 = MTCC 1658 = NBRC 12681 genome carries:
- the gntT gene encoding gluconate transporter gives rise to the protein MPLVIVAIGVILLLLLMIRFKMNGFIALVLVALAVGLMQGMPLDKVIGSIKAGVGGTLGSLALIMGFGAMLGKMLADCGGAQRIATTLIAKFGKKHIQWAVVLTGFTVGFALFYEVGFVLMLPLVFTIAAAANIPLLYVGVPMAAALSVTHGFLPPHPGPTAIATIFHADMGKTLLFGTILAIPTVILAGPVYARFLKGIDKPIPEGLYSAKTFTEEEMPGFGVSVWTSLVPVILMAMRAVAEMILPKGHAFLTVAEFLGDPVMATLIAVLIAMFTFGLNRGRSMDQINDTLVSSIKIIAMMLLIIGGGGAFKQVLVDSGVDKYIASMMHGSNVSPLLMAWSIAAVLRIALGSATVAAITAGGIVAPLIATTGVSPELMVIAVGSGSVIFSHVNDPGFWLFKEYFNLTIGETIKSWSMLETIISVCGLVGCLLLGMVV
- the nfuA gene encoding Fe-S biogenesis protein NfuA, whose protein sequence is MIHISDAAQAHFAKLLANQEEGTQIRVFVINPGTPNAECGVSYCPPDAVEATDTAIKFDLLTAYVDELSAPYLEDAEIDFVTDQLGSQLTLKAPNAKMRKVADDAPLMERVEYMLQSQINPQLAGHGGRVSLMEITDEGYAILQFGGGCNGCSMVDVTLKEGIEKQLLAEFPELKGVRDLTEHQRGEHSYY
- the gntX gene encoding DNA utilization protein GntX is translated as MLTVPGLCWLCRMPLTLGHWGICSVCTRATRQHASLCPQCGLPAAHTVIPCGRCLQKPPPWQRLVTVSDYVPPLSGLIHQLKFSRRSETASALSRLLLLEVLQARRVSALPLPDRLVSVPLWQRRHWRRGFNQSDLLCRPLARWLGCDWDSQTVSRVRATATQHHLSARLRKRNLKNAFRLELPVQGLHMVIVDDVVTTGSTVAEIAQLLLRNGAATVQVWCLCRTL
- the bioH gene encoding pimeloyl-ACP methyl ester esterase BioH, whose protein sequence is MNDIWWQTQGSGNCHLVLLHGWGLNAQVWHCISEELGSHFTLHLVDLPGFGRSQGFGAMSLEEMAERVLKQAPEKAIWLGWSLGGLVASQVALTHPERVQALVTVASSPCFSARDEWPGIKPEVLAGFQQQLSEDFQRTVERFLALQTIGTETARQDARALKKTVLALPMPEVEVLNGGLEILKTVDLREPLCAVEMPFLRLYGYLDGLVPRKVVPMLDALWPQSESLVFAKAAHAPFISHPAEFCSALVALKHQL
- the feoC gene encoding [Fe-S]-dependent transcriptional repressor FeoC, which translates into the protein MASLIQVRDLLALRGRMEATQISHTLHTPQPMIDAMLNQLEKMGKAVRIQEDADGCLSGSCKSCPEGKACLREWWALR
- the feoB gene encoding Fe(2+) transporter permease subunit FeoB, which produces MKKLTIGLIGNPNSGKTTLFNQLTGARQRVGNWAGVTVERKEGHFATTDHQVTLVDLPGTYSLTTISSQTSLDEQIACHYILSGDADLLINVVDASNLERNLYLTLQLLELGIPCIVALNMLDIAEKQQIRIDIDALSARLGCPVVPLVSTRARGIEALKLAIDRYKENDTVELVHYAQPLLQEADSLADAMAKDMPLKQRRWLGLQMLEGDIYSRAYAGDAAQNLDASIARLSETMDDPALHIADARYQCIAAICDTVSNTLTAEPSRFTTAVDKIVLNRFLGLPIFLFVMYLMFLLAINIGGALQPLFDVGSVALFIHGIQWIGYTLHFPDWLTIFLAQGLGGGINTVLPLVPQIGMMYLFLSFLEDSGYMARAAFVMDRLMQALGLPGKSFVPLIVGFGCNVPSVMGARTLDAPRERLMTIMMAPFMSCGARLAIFAVFAAAFFGQNGALAVFSLYVLGIVMAVLTGLMLKHTIMRGEATPFVMELPVYHVPHIKSLIIQTWQRLKGFVLRAGKVIIIVSIFLSAFNSFSLSGKIVDNINDSALASVSRVITPVFKPIGVHEDNWQATVGLFTGAMAKEVVVGTLNTLYTAENIQEEEFNPADFHLGDELLGAVDETWQSLKDTFSLSVLANPIEASKGDGEMATGAMGVMGEKFGSAAAAYSYLIFVLLYVPCISVMGAIARESSRGWMSFSILWGLNIAYSLSTLFYQTVSYKEHPTYSLVCILAVILFNIVLLGLLRRARSRVDLALLATNRTASSCCSSTTGDCH
- the feoA gene encoding ferrous iron transporter A, yielding MQFTPDSAWKITGFAREISPAYRQKLLSLGMLPGSSFNVVRVAPLGDPIHIETRRVSLVLRKKDLALLEVEAVSC